One window of Dermacentor andersoni chromosome 7, qqDerAnde1_hic_scaffold, whole genome shotgun sequence genomic DNA carries:
- the LOC126534721 gene encoding malate dehydrogenase, cytoplasmic-like translates to MVSTLQRDVLHCNMETAAWRPLQQHGDRCNMECEREFPPVAQVLVVANPANTIALICSKYAPSIPKENFSALTRIDHNRARLQIAQKLKVSPADVRNVIVWGNHSATVFPDATYAKLIMQDQAVKVTDVLKDEAYLQGEFITAVQKRGFAVLAARKRSSGITTACAAADQLHDWWQGTPEGEWVSMAVMSDGSYGAPVGVVFSFPVRIDAHRRWHIVGGLVLSDFAQKRIQASGKELVAERNDALAICKN, encoded by the exons ATGGTCTCCACGTTGCAGCGCGATGTGCTGCACTGCAACATGGAGACCGCTGCGTGGAGACCGCTGCAACAACATGGAGACCGCTGCAACATGGAATGCGAACG TGAGTTCCCACCCGTTGCGCAGGTGCTGGTTGTCGCCAACCCGGCGAACACAATCGCGTTAATTTGCTCCAAGTACGCCCCGTCCATACCGAAGGAGAACTTCTCAGCTCTGACACGCATCGACCACAATAGGGCCAGATTGCAG ATTGCCCAGAAGCTAAAGGTGTCGCCTGCGGACGTGCGGAACGTGATCGTCTGGGGCAATCACTCGGCTACCGTGTTCCCGGACGCCACTTACGCAAAATTGATAATGCAAGACCAGGCCGTGAAGGTCACCGATGTTCTGAAGGACGAAGCCTACCTGCAAGGAGAATTCATTACC GCCGTGCAGAAACGCGGTTTTGCAGTGTTGGCTGCGCGCAAACGGTCCAGTGGAATCACTACAGCCTGCGCAGCAGCGGATCAGTTGCACGACTGGTGGCAAGGAACGCCTGAG GGCGAGTGGGTGTCCATGGCGGTGATGAGCGACGGCTCGTACGGCGCGCCAGTCGGAGTGGTCTTCAGCTTCCCAGTTAGGATCGATGCTCACCGTCGCTGGCACATCGTGGGCGGGCTGGTGCTGTCGGACTTTGCCCAGAAAAGGATTCAAGCCTCGGGCAAGGAGCTCGTCGCGGAACGAAACGACGCTCTAGCTATCTGCAAGAACTGA